TAATCAAGTTGATGTAATAGAATCTTACAATTTTCCATAATTACTAAATGAAGGTCATGCAAGTTATATAGGTCTTATATACCTTCTTTAAGTTACAATTATATCCATAAATGTATGTGTATATACTTCACCATAAAGCAATGACAAACTTTTAgactatttaaaaaattgatacaTTACATGGTGCTTCTTTAACTATGTTGATAACATAACACATAAAAAATGGGTAACTAATATGGATGTTTTTATGCATTCACATATCACATAGCAAttacatttgaaaaataaaatcactatTTTGTCTTAATTGAAAGAATCTGTATTAGACTCCTCTAGAATACCCATGCATATAATTTCATTTACTATAAAATGCAAAACGTATCACACCAGTACTCACCCACATATCAAATTGAGATAACTCTGAAGTCAATATTCCAATGTGTTTATAAATCAAATGTTTAAGTTATTACAgtcaaagaaaatcaatagTTTTTAGCACAAAATACTAATCGATTCAACTGTtggtaaataaatttttcatctaGTTGATAAATGCGTACTACTTTATCAAATTACACAAAAGTCCTTAGATTATATCTCCAAAGTAAATATTTCAACAAGTCAATACTTTTTTAAGTCGGCACAACGCGTGGGAACTAAATTAAATGAAGGCAATGTTCATATTTGTAACTCATGGATCTCAAGAGTAGGTAGAGAAAGTATTCTCCAATTAGGATGGCATggatggaggaaaatatgaccattttagaaaatatgaaatttaccTGTTGTTTGTCGAAGAGTACGACAGAATGGTCCATAGTTTTACAAAAGGACGTGCGGACCtctcaagtgccttaactttgcccaaagggacacttaagtgccataacttacgaaaggtacacttaagtgccaaaatcggagtaaaagagatcacttgagtgccaatccgccaaaatccggccaaaacgccaacgtggcgtttttccgggcgaaggcggccaaaacggcgccgttttgcacgttgacgtggccaaaacggcgtcgttttgactgacgtggaacaaaataaataaataaataatttaatttaatttaaaattaaatttagttaaaatattttaaaaaataatatttaaaaatttaaaaaaatttaaaaaaattataaaaaaaaaaaaaaaaagaaaaggaacaggggaggcggccgaggatCAGCCCCCCGCCCGCCCGCGCCCGCCCCGCCGGAAGAGCCGGCGACCCggtcgaccggcggcgagggctcgcgagccctcgccgctggatccgggcgagggccgcgagcctcgccggatgattcgggcgagggctcgcggcccgccgctggatcgggcgagggctcgcggccctcgccggtcgaccggcgagggctcgcgagcctcgccgcggATCTGgcgggccgcgagccctcgccgctagatccggcgagggctcgcggccctcgccggtcgaccggcggcgagggctcgcgagcctcgccgccggatccgggcgagggctcgcgccctcgccggcgaccgggcggcgagggtcggcggctcgcccggccggccaaggccgccgcccgccgggggCGACCCGGCGGGCGgaggcccttggcccggccggcgagggccgccgactcgccggatccgggcgagggccgcgacctcgccccagatcgggcgagggctcgcgagccctcgccgccgggccggccgggtcgccggcccccggccaggcggcgacccggccgaccctccccccgccgccgccggcccttcccggcggcggcggggcgggcggcggcggcggccggatcagccctcgcccgcctcccccattccctttttttttttttattttttttttttttttaattttttaaaaatatttttaaaggtttttaaagttttttaaaatattttaaataaatttaattttaaaattattatttttaaatattttaactaaatttaattttaaaattaatttaattaattttttaattttcttttttgccacgtcggcccaaaacgacgccgttttggccacgcgccgtgcaaaacggcgtcgttttgggcgcgcttcaCCGGAAatacgccacgttggcgttttggccggactttggcggagtggcactcaagtgatccgttttttttcgaatttggcacttaagtgtaccttcgtaagttatggcacttaagtgtccctttggccaaagttatggcacttgaagcgttcttttgcctttACAAAAGCTTTTCATCTCTGGCAAGTTTCGTAATGTTAACCTACGCAAATTGTATGACTTCACTTTGGGATCAACATCCATTTCGTCTCCGTCTTCGTCTGCCTCGGCATTTACGACAATATGCTTTATCAAGTGACAGTTACTTATTTCAATCTCTTCTAGCTGCAAGAAGTTTCTTATCATGGAGTAAGGAAACAGATATTTGATTCCACTACAGCTaaccattttcaaaatctttaatttgCTGAAGGATTCTAGGGCAAGGCGACCGCAACAAATCTTCTCCAAGTTGTTTAGATTCTCGAGAAACAACGATTCCAATCTCATAAATGTGGTGCACTGGATATCCTCTGTGGATTGAACAACGTACTGAAGTGAGGGGCTATTTTGTATGTGAAGATGCTTCAATTCCTGAAAACCTTCGAAGCACAAATTGTGTATGCTGTGATTATCTTGCAATCCTGTCAAGTTGAGATATTCTGTTCTTTGCAAACATCTCCGCACCCACTCTTCACTAAGAAGATTGCCCGAATCTAGCTTGAGTTTTAAGGTTCTGGATTCATTGTATTTATCTGACCGATCCCAAATGTCCCCAATTAGGATTTTATACTTATTTAGTTTCCCAAATGGTAGGTCTCTTGAGAGATTGGCTGAACGAGGAATGGCAATGTATAAAGTGCTCAACTTATTCATGTTCTTAAACTCAGCCAGGCTAGCGTTGCTTCGCAGGGTTTTATCCTCGGCCTCCCACTTATCAAAACTGTCTTCCATATACAGTTCTTATAAATTAACCAAGCTTTCAAGCATGCCAGGTTCAATAACTTTGAGCGTTAAACACCATGTAaggtccaaaaatctcaattttgttAGTTCACCCATTTCTTTGGGAAGCCGAGCAATTGTAGATCCGATAATACTTAGGAATTGTAATCCTTTCAGCTTTCCAAGAGCAGTCACATCCTCCAGATGGCATTGATCAAGACATAGTGACGTGAGATTTTCCAGGAACTCCATCGACAAAGGTAGAGACGTAAAAGATAAGCCAGTCAAGTCCAAGACTTGGAGCTTCTCCATAGATTCGAAAAATGACTCGGGCACTTTGAGAGATCGGTTGTGTTCAAGTAATAGAAAAATCATCATGTTTGGGCAGTCCAATTTTTCAGGAAGTTCATCAATGTCAACACAATCGAAGGACATTGCAGTGCATTTTCTGAGATCATACTTTGACCATCCTTTAAACCCAAAATCCTTTCTCTCGACCAAGGCGTTCCATTCCGTGTCaataattttgtcatgcataGAGATGGCCACATCAATAAATAAGTCATGCATGCTCAAATAGTCCTGCTTACCACTGCctagcaacaaagaagagtcaagTAGGCGACGTTGATCCAtaatcaacctatctctagcGACTTCGATGGTcttgctgaattttttatataaacccaAACCCATGTAGTAGATAAGGGTATCCCTTTGCCAAAGTTCTCGAGAGAATAGAGCATGAACCAAGAACAATGCTTTGATCCTCTCATCTTTTAGGTCATTGTAATTAAGTTCTACTATTGATTTTACATCAGACCCTTCTTTATTGGTCGAAGCATCCCTCCATTCAGGCAAATTTCCACGCTTCAACCTTTTAGCCACCGAGAGAATCAAAAGaggcaagcctccacaattctCGACCACTTTATCCACCAAGATCTTAAATTCAAGGTCGTTAACCCTGTCCCCCACTGttctttcaaaaagtatacGTGCTTCTCCATGCTTTAACTCATTGAGTTGAAATTCTTGATCAGAGCCCATCTCAGTGTACAAAACATGTCGGTATCTAGATGTTAGTAATAGCTTGCAGCCTCTTACTTTATTATCGTATCAGCAAGGAATTCCAACTTCCTTCAACTCTAACTTTGTCcacaaattatctaaaattatgAGAATTCTTTTTCTCAGAATTTTCCTTTAACCTCTTGCACAAAAGGTCTGCTCTCCCATAAGCAGTTTCCTGATTCACTAGATTTAGGCCTAGTGCATAAGCAATTTCTCCCTGGATTCTTTTTAAATCTGGATTTAGTGATACATTTGTCGTGGCAACCACATCAAATAAATGCTCTTCCTTAACTTGCCTTTCCACATCCTCCATAAGCTTGGACTTGCCAACCCCACCTGGTCCATACACCCCAATCACACAGACCTTGTCATCAGTTATAGCCTTAATTACATCCTCTATGACTGAAGCCCTCGACACCAGGACATCTTCCTTCCTTTGAGCAGATCTTGCTGTAGAAGTGGCAGCAGTGACGATTCCTATGGGAGTATTCGCATAATAGACCTTCTGAAAGATATCATTTTTGCTTTTATTATGGAGTCCTTGAATGACTTGAgtcatcttcttcaccttcttGCCAATTGGATGGCGCACCATGGGGTTGGGAAGCCACCCACGGAAACAAGCATCTTTTGCACTTTCATTACGTTTTAGCAGGTTATCTGCCTTCTCAGTCTCCTCCTTCACGCTCTTCAACCAATTCTCAACATCCACGTGTATAAGTTTTCCGTCATACACGGCTTCATCGACGGAGCTTTGTACCCTTTGCCTTGCAGTCTCTAGTCCTTTGACTCCATTTTTGAGTTCTTCAATGTAGCTCTTGTAGCACAGCACGTACTCAAATTGCCGTCCAATGGGAGCAAACAGGCACTTGCCAAGTTTAGACAAAAGATTCGACGCAACGGGGTAAGCGATTGCCTCAGCCATaatctcttctttaatttttcaaattcccccccctttctttcctcttcttgttGCCTCCTTTTATTGGTCGCTTAAACAAATGGGTGCGGAGAAAACTGAGGTGAGAACAGAACTAATCAGTTAGAATTGTGAAACAAAAccagagtgagagagagagagagagagagagagagcaagagagcGACTGGAGTGTACGGAAGCAGAAGCGATGTAAATAAACAGAGACTAAGGAAtgtcagcaactaagaacgcaGAGTTAGTTAGAAAACACTTGGTCGCTCAATGATGGCTCACTGCGCTCCGTGCACCCAAGTAACACGTTACTGGTTTACATGGAGAACTTGCGAATGATCTCATGTGGACGAGGAAACACGTTTCTGCTCCAACATGTGCACTAGAAGcctaatattattattattatttttaattttttgttcctattgTCCGTGTTATCTGTCATACTAGTTCAACAGTTGtcgtttcttttgaaaattgacaatcAGAATCATTTAGaactttttctcaatatttcaaAGCTTAAAacgtttcttttcattttcatgattttacaaGAAAGCAGTAAGTAGAGGTTACAAATCAAAAGATGCCAAGCACTTCTTAGAGAGCTACtaattgttttgatgattcTATCATCCACCACTTGTTTTGATAGCCTGTGCTTCTTAGAGCTTAACAGATGCTATGTCAACCATAAATTTAaagataatttctttaaaatgacCACATCCAAATGtgagaaattctaaattaaagTATAACATTGCTTCAAGTAAAAATTTTGATGcttactttattttaaataaaataaatagggTGGGGCTATTTTTATCCCCTCTTTGGCTTGggacaaatattttatttgatcaaAATAGCCTCCTATGTTTTAATAGCCGGTGTTCTTAGAGCTTAATAGATGCTGTGTTAAtcataaattaaaagataatttctttaaaatggcCACATCCAAATGtgagaaattctaaattaaagTATAACATTGCTCCAAGTAAAAATTTTGAAGCttgctttattttaaataaaataaatagggTGGGGCTATTGTTATCCCCTCTTTGGCTGGggacaaatattttatttgattaaaataaccTTTTATGTTTGGAAACAAGGTGAATCACCATTTTACcctactttttttctctctcatgtcCTCTTCACCTTCTACGTTTATTTAAAATCGACTCTGTATCCTTCCATGTTTGAAAACCAATTAATGATCAATTAACCATGCTTTTCATAATTTCTGATGAATCTCgttttgtgaaattattaagATTGTAATTTTGGTCCATAAAATATTTCTTTGCTTAGATAGTTAATTCTTCAATGTAGCTTTTTCTACTCAACTTACTCATAATAGGATGATGTGGAGTCATTTTTATATGAAGCACTACTGAGTTTATTGACTTAAATAATGTTTGCATTGTCCTAACTATTTCTATCGCACGTACGCCCACAACACAAATACGCAAATTCATCGTTCATCAATAAAAAAACTTGCAATAGAGTAATTGATTAGTTGATAATTGTATAATACAAGGGGGAAATGATGTGGACAGAAATCATCACTGCGGTTCTGTCCAACTAGCCTAGATCAATAATTGCAAATGACCATTAGACAAACAGGAAAAGACAAGACAACATAAAATCACAACTTTATTGACACACAACTTGgtattaagaaattaattagTTGAGAACTAGTGTGTAATATTAGAGGGAAACAAAATGATGAAGAGGAACAGATATCAGCAGGTATCCTGATCCCCCAAAAGCGTCGTACGCCATCCGCTCGACGAGATGCCTAAGCTAGATCTAAAAGTTCGTGTTGAGAAAGTCCGTTCCCGAGCTCCGATCGATCGTCTACTCGCCGTTTGGGTGTCATGCGGATGGTCGAGGCAGAGGAAACGGCGTTGGGGAGGCCTCGGGTCGAGCGGTTTCCATCGGCCATGCCTGGCCAAGCCAAATCTCGGCTGAAGTAGGGGAAGCCGAGCTGGTTCTTGGCTGCCGACGGTGGTCGGCCGAGAACTGGCCCTCGGCCTGGGCTGGCCGAGACGTCCCGGACTGGGCGCGTGGCTAGCCCGAGGCGAGCGGTGCCACTCGCGCGGCCGCCCCGCGGGGCGAGGTCGACAGAGCGCCGCGAGAGGCTGGGAAAGGAGAGCAAGTCGGGTCTACCTGGGTACCGAGTCGGATCCGGGGGTTAGGTCTTTAGGGTTTG
The nucleotide sequence above comes from Eucalyptus grandis isolate ANBG69807.140 chromosome 2, ASM1654582v1, whole genome shotgun sequence. Encoded proteins:
- the LOC120290644 gene encoding disease resistance protein At4g27190-like, whose amino-acid sequence is MGSDQEFQLNELKHGEARILFERTVGDRVNDLEFKILVDKVVENCGGLPLLILSVAKRLKRGNLPEWRDASTNKEGSDVKSIVELNYNDLKDERIKALFLVHALFSRELWQRDTLIYYMGLGLYKKFSKTIEVARDRLIMDQRRLLDSSLLLGSGKQDYLSMHDLFIDVAISMHDKIIDTEWNALVERKDFGFKGWSKYDLRKCTAMSFDCVDIDELPEKLDCPNMMIFLLLEHNRSLKVPESFFESMEKLQVLDLTGLSFTSLPLSMEFLENLTSLCLDQCHLEDVTALGKLKGLQFLSIIGSTIARLPKEMGELTKLRFLDLTWCLTLKVIEPGMLESLVNL